The following is a genomic window from Hydrogenobacter sp..
GTACCTCTTCTTTATGTAATCCTTTATGCTCAGATCCTCGTGAAGAAGTTTAGTATAATCCCTTTTACCGGCAAACCACTTTGAGTTCCAATCTTTTATTACGCCTATTCTAAACCCTATAGGATGCGTCTTTTGTCCCATTCACTTTTCCTCCTTTTTCTCCTCTAAAACTATGGTTATATGAGAGGTTCTCTTTCTGAGCATAGTTGCCCTTCCATGTGCTCTTGGCATCCACTTCTTGTATATGGGTCCTTCGTCTGCTACAGCCTTCTTTATATAAACCTTTTCAATATCAAGTCCGTGCTGTTCCGCATTG
Proteins encoded in this region:
- the rplV gene encoding 50S ribosomal protein L22, whose protein sequence is MEVKAVLKYAKISPTKVRQVLRVIQGQSAGNALYQLKVIPKKSAKIIEGVLKSALANAEQHGLDIEKVYIKKAVADEGPIYKKWMPRAHGRATMLRKRTSHITIVLEEKKEEK